The Streptococcus sp. 29896 genome includes a region encoding these proteins:
- a CDS encoding HD domain-containing protein, which translates to MTVYKNDKEFMHYVGGLLDSPKVQKLGKITHHYHSTRLEHSINVSYTSYKIAKKFGWDARATARGGLLHDLFFYDWRDTKFTRSHAWTHPRIAVRNARKLTKLSKVEEDIIVKHMFGATLAPPRYKEAWIVTCVDKYWAVREATLPLQHRWKNRKILRFT; encoded by the coding sequence ATGACAGTTTATAAAAACGATAAAGAATTCATGCATTATGTAGGGGGACTGCTTGATAGCCCCAAAGTTCAGAAATTAGGGAAGATTACCCATCACTATCATTCAACGCGTTTGGAGCATTCGATCAATGTCTCCTACACCAGTTATAAAATTGCCAAGAAATTTGGCTGGGATGCTCGGGCGACTGCTAGAGGCGGTCTCCTGCACGATCTCTTTTTCTATGACTGGCGAGATACCAAGTTTACACGTAGCCATGCTTGGACCCATCCGCGGATTGCGGTTCGAAATGCCCGTAAGTTGACTAAGTTGAGCAAGGTTGAAGAAGATATCATCGTCAAACATATGTTTGGGGCTACCTTGGCACCTCCTCGTTATAAGGAAGCTTGGATTGTGACCTGTGTGGACAAATATTGGGCAGTCCGTGAAGCCACCCTTCCTCTACAACATCGCTGGAAGAACCGAAAGATTTTACGTTTTACCTAA
- a CDS encoding diaminopimelate decarboxylase, which translates to MTKTPFISKEALETITSQFPTPFHLYDEKGIREKARALNAAFSWNKGFKEYFAVKATPTPAILNILREEGCGVDCATDVEVLMSAKLGFTDIMFTSNDTQAQEFVYAREVGATINLDAYEHIAFLKEVAGIPETVCLRYNPGGTFSLGTDIMDHPEESKFGMTKDQLMQGYKELKDLGVKEFGLHAFLASNTVTNDYYPELARQLFELALEIRQETGVTLDFINLSGGIGVNYRPDQEPNDIAIIGEGVRKVYEEILTPAGMGKVKIFTELGRFMLAPHGHLITKVLHRKETYRTYIGVDASAANLMRPAFYGAYHHITNISRPDAPIEVVDVAGSLCENNDKFAVNRELPRAEVGDTLVIHDSGAHGFSMGYNYNGRLRSAEILLEENGGARMIRRAETPEDYFATLYGFEFDR; encoded by the coding sequence ATGACAAAAACACCGTTTATCAGTAAAGAAGCTCTTGAAACTATTACTAGTCAATTTCCAACTCCTTTTCATTTGTACGATGAAAAAGGAATTCGGGAGAAGGCCCGTGCCCTCAATGCGGCTTTTTCTTGGAACAAAGGCTTCAAGGAATATTTTGCCGTTAAGGCAACGCCAACGCCAGCCATTTTGAACATTCTTCGGGAAGAGGGGTGTGGTGTTGACTGTGCCACCGACGTGGAAGTGCTCATGAGTGCCAAACTTGGTTTTACCGACATCATGTTCACCTCTAACGATACCCAGGCTCAAGAATTCGTTTATGCGCGTGAAGTTGGAGCGACCATTAACTTGGATGCCTACGAACACATTGCCTTTTTGAAGGAAGTGGCTGGCATTCCTGAAACAGTCTGCCTCCGCTACAATCCAGGTGGCACCTTCTCTCTGGGAACGGACATCATGGACCATCCAGAAGAGTCCAAGTTTGGCATGACCAAGGATCAGCTCATGCAGGGGTATAAAGAATTGAAAGACTTGGGAGTCAAGGAGTTTGGGCTTCATGCCTTTCTAGCTTCCAATACCGTGACAAATGACTACTATCCAGAGTTGGCTCGTCAGTTGTTTGAACTTGCCTTGGAGATTCGTCAGGAAACAGGGGTAACCCTTGACTTTATCAACCTGTCTGGCGGTATAGGGGTTAACTATCGTCCAGACCAAGAACCAAATGACATCGCCATCATTGGTGAAGGGGTACGCAAGGTTTATGAAGAAATCCTGACGCCAGCTGGTATGGGAAAGGTCAAGATTTTTACAGAATTGGGCCGCTTCATGCTGGCTCCCCACGGCCACCTTATCACCAAAGTTCTCCACCGCAAGGAAACCTATCGGACCTATATTGGTGTTGATGCGTCGGCTGCCAATCTCATGCGTCCAGCCTTTTACGGGGCCTACCATCACATTACCAACATTTCTCGCCCAGATGCGCCAATTGAAGTAGTGGATGTGGCTGGCTCCCTTTGCGAGAATAACGACAAGTTTGCAGTCAACCGTGAATTGCCACGAGCAGAAGTGGGGGACACCCTCGTTATTCATGACAGCGGAGCCCACGGCTTCTCCATGGGCTACAACTACAACGGTCGTCTGCGTTCAGCGGAGATTCTTCTTGAGGAAAATGGCGGAGCGCGCATGATTCGTCGGGCAGAAACCCCAGAAGACTACTTTGCGACCTTGTATGGATTCGAATTTGACAGGTAA
- the yidC gene encoding membrane protein insertase YidC, whose protein sequence is MKQSKRLYLSGLSLATLLLLSGCVSTDSNGNPTGLVWNLLGQPMSNLITFFAENQGLGFGLAIIIVTILVRLVILPLGIYQSKKAAYQSEKMNYLKPILAPIQERMRNASSQEEQLAAQQELMATQKEYGVSILGGMGCLPLLIQMPFFSAIYFAARHTPGISEASFLGIDLGSSSLVLTAVAAILYYFQSLLMMVGMDEEQKKQMRAMMYMNPLMIGYFSMVSPAGVTLYWVVGGIFGLLQQAITNFIIKPKIRQQVEEEMKNKPLKPVQGKVKDVTPSAAQSIENKKQNRNAGKQRSR, encoded by the coding sequence GTGAAACAATCAAAACGTCTCTACTTGTCAGGGCTTAGCCTGGCAACACTTTTGCTCCTGTCAGGTTGTGTGAGCACTGACTCAAATGGTAACCCGACTGGTCTCGTTTGGAACCTGCTCGGTCAACCCATGTCCAACTTGATTACCTTCTTTGCCGAAAATCAAGGTTTGGGCTTTGGACTTGCGATTATCATCGTGACCATCTTGGTCCGTCTGGTTATTCTACCACTTGGTATCTACCAGTCCAAAAAAGCGGCTTATCAATCTGAAAAGATGAACTACCTCAAGCCAATCTTGGCTCCTATCCAAGAGCGGATGCGAAACGCTAGCTCGCAAGAAGAGCAACTAGCTGCCCAACAAGAGCTCATGGCTACTCAAAAAGAGTACGGAGTCAGCATTCTTGGTGGTATGGGCTGTCTACCGCTTCTCATCCAAATGCCATTCTTCTCTGCAATTTACTTTGCAGCTCGCCATACACCAGGTATCTCAGAAGCTAGCTTTTTGGGAATCGACCTTGGCTCATCTAGCTTAGTCTTGACAGCTGTCGCTGCTATTCTCTACTACTTCCAGTCCCTTCTGATGATGGTTGGTATGGATGAGGAGCAGAAAAAACAAATGCGTGCTATGATGTATATGAACCCATTGATGATTGGTTACTTCTCTATGGTTTCTCCTGCTGGTGTGACCCTTTACTGGGTAGTCGGAGGTATCTTCGGTCTCTTACAACAAGCCATCACCAACTTTATTATCAAACCAAAAATTCGTCAACAAGTGGAAGAGGAAATGAAAAACAAACCTCTCAAACCAGTTCAAGGCAAGGTCAAGGATGTTACCCCATCTGCTGCCCAATCGATTGAAAATAAAAAGCAAAACCGTAACGCTGGCAAGCAACGGTCACGCTAA
- a CDS encoding ZmpA/ZmpB/ZmpC family metallo-endopeptidase, producing the protein MSSFFYEKRKAFSIRKLSVGVLSLCIANFALAPLLATPQVLANEIQSERDLKQIQFRYVLDSELNRKDLERLVEVLPAKVSQDVTYYLVYQVERPAILPATGQIASQLGLVLAGGFLLVGLVASRSKKARVVCLLYVTIGGAVFPVLELAALESSVLASHNQTITLAVGDSLPDGKIQIAGHRFLGYLVDGEKAELTQKKAEVAGRTNSASQGEQESLSQKNEKDFLHEDKEIEQVTQPEILPEIRYREEVEVLPAPVEEREDPNLVVGESRMEEGQDGQRTYHYKETWVNNHLVQTDLLDIQETPARPQILYKGSKAVENQDQVETISWSLGEESLNYKVVPLAFDLQQRTERQDLAIAEVEIRTDRLLVGETERQPGQAGQLIIDYQDVVVAGQVVASKELGRQEIAGKPSILYIGTREEGTALPEQLQEEVTQVPDQAPQQIPPAALEFELVNRTASEDLPIVVERVETDRLPSCETEIEEGQAGRIEIDYQDVVVAGQVVASNELSRREFPGRPSIHYIGIGETEEIVSSEAIVQVPDYAPSRPALPSLPIQELSRSEEISLEIPEERISTQDLARGQTRVEEGRAGKHIIQYKDTFVDGKLISSQETSREEIPSISRRIFEGIGIDEKLVAPLYQSDKPVAQIERVEEIVSHGFREEINADLRQDEVVVLPGRNGLKEVTYARISDQRTVLTSRVLEEAQDQVTVRGSRQDGKLVAPLYQADKPVAKIRYQIEQVPFSHREEERPEWLEGRIEMQEGQTGENRLTYFDIGDQSHLVKREVIREARDQITYRGSKVVELPTPPSPALEEFGPKPTLSLRLTQTDKEGKSVSLAYLLEDKAKRFQSARASLYIGDTLVETKELKVQGLFRQVTFSQLQENIDYTVRAEITYRAGEQELTDSVADEANVTLETRRIQFKHTDRPELWQFTNGQATRILQLNEIPKETSSYYIKLVSEEAKEVLLPVASIQTQDAAHFRVRARLDNLVEDKQANGQFSNDLTFDIPRNTPVRTGSYRDFAQLVQAMNQNLTGEFHLAGDMTASGFQTSVGQTAYVLGEFKGRLVGNGYSIYDLSLPFLEKLGAGARVQDLHLKEVAIHQPQASHVGALAKESYAQDVEVSDVAVQGQLTAADNIGGLVGHFAGGRLADISFKGSIRSLTTANTDNRLGGIAAWLGGSGQIDGAVTDAQLMAISSGSKIGGIVGQVEGASNIRRVFASGLITSSASADTENGGLVGTILSSAGRISRISQGLSTVQVTEGKPVYGFPLDNQSQLSQLYYLSEEESSDSDWHAQAIESNQVEQLLAQFGLTQLRERIQTSPTSQEVYQAFAHYRPSRLQAYRNMEKLLPFYTRDVLIQQANRLEDGDSLVTKQLLDVQALSGQELVFYITTEKPVTGLLLHYADGSSEQVYLNKRSDLVVNGGAIQEYILLDRNISYTPDNYAFSPRQSQAVNSLIAELTAVQFDSQEIRQALGIQTQNNLDLAKLFLEESFNQVKSDVERHLIDLLSSNWLFLDTNSAGFASLMEEIRTNKAAFLLGLAYMNRWYAITFGERQVKDLMIKEGSFFGRNQNSLDRLIQLGNLGKAALQPKYNYVIGSGLVAGPSLQSDLFGYLEALRQVFSPDKTTSQWFNESSKAFILEIKSEVASARAKQDNPTSPYHHVEVYQKISSRPWRFKEMALILLTMPGEGIFVVSNMTSLFLGMYEHSVKEWTLAEYEKVKERVRAAAKHWNAHSDYLYNILPESHKDKVFSHVINWDSRLLKGRWLSLLDPTPSMRYFFGPLGKDHTHYEGTFAYSLGYDNVFDCLDMMGERAASTYTHELTHVLEDDVYLLGHSRRNGMSPEVFAEGLFQSNPWSDQDRLTINSLFDHSDKESFKRLTNLSPQRFQSTEDLQTYLRGYFDVLYSLDYLEAEAVLKQSSYVRQNWFNQLVTLDDNGILIRKLPYETSISSFEELIDKGLVSRRFYDPEGKSDSIQYPASQYHSISALDPMYGALNDDGPSRNEMHFRKLAFEFLAEYGYEDGLVAYASNKFRSELGYRSADSQVIAKMSDGEFDSAAAFRKAMFRRRIEKLDQLKPITIRGRADGGYFHGPTRTISSLQELKELMAKAVDHDASWQQYYSQYDYFSKEKSQVYGLKAALLNAFLLETEDFKQSIYRP; encoded by the coding sequence ATGAGTAGTTTTTTTTATGAAAAGCGAAAAGCATTTTCGATACGGAAATTGTCCGTAGGTGTCCTATCTCTCTGTATTGCAAACTTTGCTTTAGCACCTCTTTTGGCTACACCGCAGGTTTTAGCTAATGAGATTCAGTCGGAAAGAGATCTAAAGCAGATCCAGTTTCGCTATGTCTTAGATAGTGAACTGAATCGTAAGGATCTTGAAAGATTGGTTGAGGTCTTACCAGCCAAGGTCAGTCAGGATGTGACTTACTATTTGGTATATCAGGTAGAGCGGCCTGCCATCTTGCCAGCCACTGGGCAAATTGCTTCTCAGCTGGGTTTGGTGCTTGCTGGAGGCTTTCTCTTGGTTGGTTTGGTAGCAAGTCGTTCGAAAAAGGCACGTGTCGTCTGCTTGCTTTATGTCACAATCGGCGGAGCAGTCTTTCCTGTTTTAGAGTTAGCTGCCCTAGAATCGTCAGTCTTAGCATCCCATAATCAAACAATCACCTTAGCAGTTGGGGACTCTCTTCCAGACGGAAAAATTCAGATTGCAGGTCACCGCTTTTTAGGTTATTTGGTGGATGGAGAAAAAGCAGAGCTTACGCAGAAGAAAGCGGAGGTAGCAGGCAGGACAAATTCCGCTAGTCAGGGTGAGCAGGAAAGCCTTTCGCAAAAAAATGAGAAGGATTTTCTTCATGAAGACAAGGAAATAGAGCAGGTTACACAGCCGGAGATCTTGCCAGAAATCCGTTACCGTGAAGAGGTTGAAGTCCTGCCAGCGCCTGTTGAAGAAAGAGAAGATCCCAACCTAGTTGTGGGAGAAAGCAGAATGGAAGAAGGTCAGGATGGACAACGGACCTATCACTACAAAGAAACCTGGGTAAACAATCACTTAGTTCAAACAGACTTATTGGATATCCAGGAGACTCCAGCCCGTCCACAGATTCTCTATAAGGGCAGTAAGGCGGTTGAAAACCAAGACCAAGTTGAGACAATAAGTTGGTCTCTTGGAGAAGAAAGTTTGAACTACAAGGTGGTGCCATTGGCCTTTGATTTGCAGCAACGGACCGAACGCCAAGACCTAGCTATTGCAGAAGTAGAGATTCGAACAGATAGACTTCTGGTAGGAGAAACAGAGCGACAGCCAGGCCAGGCTGGTCAGCTTATCATTGACTACCAAGATGTGGTCGTCGCTGGTCAAGTAGTGGCCAGCAAGGAGTTGGGGCGACAAGAAATTGCTGGGAAACCAAGCATTCTGTATATTGGGACTAGGGAGGAAGGGACTGCTCTTCCAGAACAGCTACAAGAAGAGGTCACACAGGTTCCTGACCAAGCCCCTCAACAAATCCCTCCAGCTGCCCTAGAGTTTGAATTGGTCAATCGAACTGCTTCAGAAGATCTACCAATAGTGGTGGAGAGAGTGGAAACAGACCGCCTTCCGAGCTGTGAAACAGAGATTGAAGAAGGTCAGGCAGGGCGAATAGAAATAGACTACCAAGATGTGGTTGTCGCAGGACAAGTTGTAGCAAGCAATGAATTGTCTCGTCGTGAGTTTCCGGGACGTCCTAGTATTCACTATATTGGAATAGGTGAAACAGAGGAGATTGTAAGCTCTGAAGCAATCGTACAAGTCCCAGATTATGCTCCAAGTCGTCCTGCTTTGCCAAGTCTTCCGATTCAGGAGCTTAGCCGGTCTGAGGAAATTAGCTTGGAAATCCCAGAGGAACGGATTTCAACGCAGGATCTAGCACGGGGTCAAACTCGAGTAGAAGAAGGGCGAGCAGGCAAGCACATCATCCAATACAAGGATACCTTTGTTGATGGGAAACTCATTTCGAGCCAGGAAACTAGTCGAGAGGAAATTCCGTCAATTAGTCGGAGAATTTTTGAAGGGATAGGGATTGATGAAAAACTAGTTGCCCCTTTATACCAGTCAGATAAGCCAGTCGCACAGATTGAGCGAGTAGAGGAAATTGTTTCCCATGGCTTTAGGGAAGAAATCAATGCCGATTTGCGCCAAGATGAGGTTGTTGTCTTACCGGGTAGAAATGGCCTCAAGGAAGTCACCTATGCTCGTATTAGCGACCAGCGAACTGTCTTAACCAGTCGAGTCTTGGAAGAAGCACAGGATCAGGTTACTGTCCGAGGTAGCCGTCAGGATGGTAAGCTAGTTGCTCCTTTGTATCAAGCAGACAAGCCTGTTGCAAAAATCCGGTACCAGATCGAACAGGTCCCCTTTAGCCACCGAGAGGAAGAGCGACCAGAGTGGTTAGAAGGACGGATTGAGATGCAGGAAGGGCAGACTGGGGAAAATCGCCTGACCTATTTTGACATTGGCGACCAATCTCATTTGGTGAAGAGAGAGGTGATTCGCGAAGCGCGAGACCAGATTACCTACCGAGGCAGTAAGGTCGTCGAACTCCCAACTCCTCCTAGTCCAGCGCTAGAAGAATTTGGACCAAAACCAACACTCAGTCTTCGTCTGACCCAGACGGACAAGGAAGGCAAGTCAGTTAGTCTAGCTTATCTGTTAGAAGACAAGGCCAAACGCTTCCAATCGGCTCGAGCAAGTCTCTATATTGGTGATACCCTCGTGGAAACCAAGGAGTTGAAGGTTCAAGGTCTCTTCCGTCAAGTTACATTTAGTCAACTGCAAGAAAATATTGATTACACTGTTCGGGCAGAAATTACCTACCGAGCAGGTGAACAAGAGTTGACAGATTCAGTTGCTGACGAAGCAAATGTAACCCTTGAAACCCGTCGTATCCAGTTTAAGCATACGGACCGGCCAGAATTATGGCAGTTTACCAATGGCCAGGCGACCCGTATTTTGCAGCTGAATGAGATTCCAAAAGAGACCAGTTCATACTATATCAAACTAGTTTCTGAAGAGGCCAAGGAAGTACTCCTGCCGGTGGCAAGTATTCAGACCCAGGATGCAGCTCATTTCCGTGTCAGGGCTAGACTGGACAATCTCGTCGAAGATAAGCAAGCAAATGGGCAATTTTCAAATGACTTGACTTTTGATATTCCGAGAAATACGCCTGTTCGTACGGGCAGCTATCGTGATTTTGCTCAATTGGTACAAGCTATGAACCAAAATCTAACAGGGGAATTCCATTTGGCCGGAGATATGACGGCAAGTGGCTTTCAAACTAGTGTTGGTCAAACTGCTTATGTATTGGGTGAATTCAAAGGTCGCCTCGTCGGAAATGGTTATAGTATTTACGATTTGTCCCTCCCATTCCTTGAAAAATTGGGAGCGGGAGCTCGTGTTCAGGATCTACACCTAAAAGAGGTTGCGATTCACCAACCACAAGCTAGCCATGTCGGTGCCCTTGCCAAGGAATCCTATGCACAAGATGTAGAGGTAAGCGATGTAGCTGTGCAAGGGCAGTTGACTGCGGCAGATAATATTGGTGGTCTTGTGGGCCATTTTGCAGGAGGCCGCTTAGCGGATATTAGTTTTAAAGGCTCCATCCGTAGCCTGACAACTGCAAATACAGATAACCGCCTTGGAGGTATTGCCGCATGGCTTGGTGGAAGTGGCCAGATTGACGGTGCTGTAACAGATGCCCAGCTGATGGCCATCTCATCAGGTAGCAAGATTGGAGGCATTGTCGGCCAAGTGGAGGGAGCTTCTAACATTCGTCGTGTCTTTGCTAGCGGCTTGATTACATCTTCGGCAAGTGCAGACACGGAAAATGGCGGATTGGTCGGCACTATCTTATCTTCAGCAGGACGGATTAGCCGGATCAGTCAAGGTCTATCGACCGTTCAAGTAACGGAAGGTAAACCTGTGTATGGTTTCCCCTTGGATAACCAGTCCCAGCTGAGTCAACTTTACTACCTGTCAGAAGAGGAAAGTTCGGATAGCGATTGGCACGCCCAGGCAATTGAATCCAATCAAGTGGAGCAACTGCTGGCACAGTTTGGTTTGACACAGCTTCGTGAAAGGATTCAGACATCCCCTACTTCCCAGGAAGTTTATCAGGCCTTTGCTCATTATCGACCATCTCGCTTGCAGGCTTATCGAAACATGGAAAAACTCCTTCCATTCTACACTCGTGATGTCCTCATCCAGCAGGCCAACCGACTGGAGGATGGAGATAGCCTGGTAACCAAGCAACTCCTAGATGTTCAAGCCTTGTCTGGCCAGGAACTGGTCTTCTATATAACAACAGAAAAACCAGTGACAGGCTTGCTGCTACACTATGCGGATGGTAGTTCAGAGCAGGTATATCTGAATAAGCGCAGTGATTTGGTGGTCAATGGCGGAGCGATTCAAGAATATATCCTACTGGATAGAAACATCAGCTATACACCAGATAATTATGCATTTTCACCTCGCCAAAGCCAAGCAGTCAACAGCTTGATAGCAGAATTGACAGCAGTTCAATTTGATTCGCAAGAAATTCGACAAGCGCTGGGAATTCAAACTCAAAATAACCTTGACTTGGCCAAACTCTTCTTAGAAGAATCCTTTAACCAAGTCAAATCAGATGTGGAAAGACACCTGATAGACCTACTTTCAAGCAACTGGTTGTTCTTGGATACCAACAGCGCAGGTTTTGCCAGCCTAATGGAGGAAATCCGGACCAATAAGGCAGCATTTTTGCTGGGGCTCGCCTATATGAACCGTTGGTATGCGATTACCTTTGGGGAAAGACAGGTGAAGGACTTGATGATAAAAGAGGGCAGCTTCTTTGGGCGCAATCAGAACAGTCTTGATAGATTGATCCAGTTGGGTAATTTAGGAAAAGCAGCCCTACAACCTAAATACAACTATGTAATCGGTAGTGGTTTAGTCGCAGGACCTAGCCTGCAATCTGATTTATTTGGCTATCTGGAAGCCCTCCGCCAAGTCTTTTCCCCAGACAAAACGACGAGTCAGTGGTTCAATGAGAGCAGCAAGGCCTTTATTCTAGAGATCAAATCGGAAGTTGCAAGTGCACGTGCTAAACAAGATAACCCAACCAGTCCCTACCACCATGTAGAAGTCTATCAGAAAATCAGTAGCCGACCATGGCGGTTCAAAGAGATGGCCTTGATACTTTTGACCATGCCAGGTGAAGGAATCTTTGTCGTCAGCAACATGACCTCCCTCTTCCTTGGGATGTATGAACACAGTGTCAAAGAATGGACGCTAGCAGAATATGAAAAGGTCAAGGAACGAGTGCGAGCAGCTGCCAAGCATTGGAATGCTCACTCAGACTATCTCTATAATATCCTCCCAGAAAGTCACAAGGACAAGGTATTTAGCCATGTTATTAACTGGGACAGCCGTCTTTTGAAAGGAAGATGGTTGAGCCTCTTAGACCCAACCCCAAGCATGCGGTATTTCTTTGGTCCGCTTGGTAAGGACCATACTCACTATGAGGGAACCTTTGCTTATTCACTTGGGTATGACAATGTCTTTGACTGCTTGGATATGATGGGTGAGCGAGCAGCTTCTACCTACACCCATGAACTGACCCATGTCTTGGAGGATGATGTCTACCTACTCGGCCATTCGCGCCGCAATGGAATGAGTCCCGAAGTCTTTGCGGAAGGCCTCTTCCAATCAAATCCGTGGAGTGACCAAGATCGTTTGACCATCAATAGTCTCTTTGACCATAGTGACAAGGAAAGTTTCAAACGCTTGACCAACCTGAGCCCGCAACGCTTTCAGTCGACAGAAGACTTGCAAACCTATCTGCGTGGCTACTTTGATGTATTGTACAGTCTGGACTATTTAGAAGCAGAAGCAGTTCTAAAACAGAGTAGCTATGTTCGTCAAAATTGGTTCAATCAATTGGTGACGCTTGATGATAACGGCATTCTTATCCGTAAGTTACCATACGAAACAAGTATCAGTTCCTTTGAAGAGTTGATTGACAAGGGCCTTGTCTCCAGACGATTCTACGACCCAGAAGGAAAGTCAGATAGTATCCAATACCCAGCTAGTCAGTACCATAGCATCTCTGCCTTAGACCCGATGTATGGTGCTCTAAACGATGACGGACCTAGTCGAAATGAGATGCATTTCCGCAAGCTAGCCTTTGAATTTTTAGCAGAATATGGTTACGAAGATGGTTTGGTAGCCTATGCTTCCAACAAATTCCGCAGTGAGTTGGGCTACCGTTCAGCTGATAGCCAGGTCATTGCCAAGATGAGCGATGGAGAGTTCGACTCTGCTGCAGCCTTTCGGAAGGCTATGTTTAGACGCCGTATAGAAAAACTGGATCAGTTGAAGCCAATTACCATCCGAGGACGGGCTGATGGCGGTTATTTCCATGGACCAACCCGAACGATTAGCAGTTTGCAGGAACTGAAAGAGTTAATGGCAAAAGCAGTAGACCATGATGCCTCTTGGCAACAATATTACAGTCAGTATGATTACTTTAGCAAGGAAAAATCGCAGGTATATGGCCTGAAAGCAGCCCTTTTGAATGCCTTCTTGCTAGAGACAGAAGACTTTAAACAGTCCATTTATCGACCGTAA
- a CDS encoding Bax inhibitor-1/YccA family protein — protein sequence MNNNQFIINQVEQSALNRFFARIYGVVAIGIGISTLVAFLSLTVFWPLTSTLLTGGSVFLIVIMLAQIALVFAASSMAAKNSPLALPMFVGYSALNGFTIGLILLRYTGATVVTAFLSTALMFVVMAVIGATTKKDLSAMGQALRAALWGIFIAGIINIFFRSSGLSFVMSIVSVLVFSGLIAYDNQRIRNVFEQTGGNVGQGWVVSMALQLYLDFINLFLNLLRIFSSLSRD from the coding sequence ATGAATAACAATCAATTTATTATCAATCAAGTCGAACAATCCGCTCTCAACCGATTCTTCGCTCGTATCTACGGTGTGGTTGCCATTGGAATCGGAATTTCAACCCTAGTTGCCTTCTTGTCATTGACGGTATTTTGGCCGCTGACAAGCACCCTTTTGACAGGTGGTAGCGTCTTTCTCATCGTAATCATGTTGGCACAGATTGCCTTGGTATTTGCTGCATCTAGCATGGCTGCTAAAAATAGTCCGCTGGCCTTGCCCATGTTTGTTGGCTATTCTGCCTTGAACGGTTTTACCATCGGTTTGATTTTGCTTCGTTATACTGGTGCAACTGTCGTGACTGCTTTTCTTTCAACTGCCTTGATGTTTGTCGTGATGGCGGTGATTGGGGCCACCACTAAGAAAGATTTATCTGCCATGGGACAAGCCTTGCGAGCAGCCTTGTGGGGAATTTTTATTGCAGGTATTATCAATATTTTCTTCCGTTCGTCAGGCTTAAGCTTTGTCATGTCAATTGTATCGGTATTGGTTTTCTCAGGCTTGATTGCCTATGACAACCAACGCATCCGCAATGTCTTTGAGCAAACTGGTGGCAATGTTGGTCAAGGCTGGGTTGTCTCAATGGCCTTGCAACTTTATCTTGACTTTATCAACCTTTTCCTCAACCTGCTTCGTATTTTCAGTAGCTTGAGTCGCGATTAA
- a CDS encoding acylphosphatase, giving the protein MRKLKLIVSGRVQGVGFRWSVYYLALEIGDIYGRVWNNEDGTVTILVQSENSEKLSHFIHEIRKGPSRMSKVTYLDATLANFSDYDDFQVSHR; this is encoded by the coding sequence ATGAGAAAGCTGAAATTAATTGTCTCTGGTCGAGTTCAGGGAGTTGGTTTTCGCTGGTCCGTTTATTATCTAGCCTTGGAAATTGGAGATATCTATGGACGAGTTTGGAACAATGAAGATGGTACTGTCACCATCCTTGTCCAGTCTGAAAATAGTGAGAAGCTCAGCCATTTTATCCATGAAATCCGAAAAGGCCCGTCCCGCATGTCCAAGGTCACTTACCTAGATGCAACCCTGGCTAATTTTTCTGACTATGATGATTTTCAGGTCAGCCATAGGTAA
- a CDS encoding TrmH family RNA methyltransferase: MEIIRSKANTSVKEAKKLHQKKHRTSSYLIEGWHLLEEAQKAGAKIEQVFVVEELADRVADLPKVKVVSPEILQDLADSPSPQGVVAQIGLPTLDLPEQLRGRYLVLEDVQDPGNVGTMIRTADAAAYDGVFMSDKSADIYSMKVLRSMQGSHFHLPVYRQPMSDILEFLRKNQVEILATTLSSQSVDYKQVRPQGSFALVMGNEGQGISEQVVTAADQLVHISMPGQAESLNVAVAAGILVFSFI; the protein is encoded by the coding sequence ATGGAAATTATCCGTTCCAAGGCCAATACAAGTGTCAAAGAAGCCAAAAAATTACATCAAAAAAAACACCGAACATCTTCCTATCTGATCGAAGGCTGGCACCTTTTAGAAGAAGCGCAAAAAGCAGGAGCTAAAATTGAACAAGTTTTTGTTGTGGAAGAATTGGCCGATAGGGTGGCAGATTTGCCAAAAGTGAAAGTCGTGAGTCCAGAAATCTTGCAGGATTTAGCAGACAGCCCATCTCCCCAAGGTGTTGTTGCCCAGATCGGTCTTCCGACTCTGGATTTGCCAGAGCAATTAAGGGGGCGTTATTTAGTATTGGAAGATGTCCAAGATCCAGGAAATGTCGGAACCATGATTCGAACAGCAGATGCTGCAGCCTATGACGGGGTCTTCATGTCAGACAAGTCAGCAGACATTTATAGTATGAAGGTCTTACGTTCGATGCAGGGGAGTCATTTTCACCTTCCGGTTTACCGACAACCCATGTCTGATATTTTAGAGTTTCTCCGTAAGAATCAGGTAGAGATTCTGGCAACGACCCTCTCGAGTCAGTCGGTCGACTACAAACAAGTGCGACCGCAGGGCAGCTTTGCCTTGGTCATGGGAAATGAAGGTCAGGGGATATCAGAGCAGGTTGTGACTGCAGCAGACCAGCTGGTTCATATCTCTATGCCAGGACAGGCGGAAAGTCTAAACGTTGCTGTTGCGGCTGGTATTTTGGTCTTTAGCTTTATTTAA